A window of Methylomonas sp. 11b genomic DNA:
CAACCAAAACAGTAGGCGTTGTCGGCGTTGAATGTCGGATGTGGCACAGTTTTCACCTTCTTCACAGTGGTGAGGCGTTAGATAGAGTTTTCGATACCCTAAAGCCATAAAGGCCAGGGTCAGGATGATAAAAAATGGCCGGACCGGTTCCATAGCCGTTAGCGTGCTAATCCATGCGCCGCCAATACCTAACGACAACAGCAAAAATGGCCCGACACAACAGGCCGAAGCCCCTACAGCGGCCAACAAGGCGCCGATACCTAACCATGACGGAGTTTTTAAGGGCGTTTCAGGGTCTGTATTCATGCCAATCTCCTAAGCCAAACCATGCTAAATGTTGGCAAGGAGTCTAAACCCTGTTGTTTAGAACAGAGTCAAGTGGACGGTGGTGTCTTACTTAAAATTAGAGGTTGGTGATGCATCATCATCGCTAAACGCATCGAGAATAGCGCAATGAGCGGCTGGCGCGGTTTGCTGACAGTCGTTGACCAGGCTTTCCAATACCTGACGGAGAGCGGTTAAATCCCGGATTTGTTGATCGATCTGCTGGCATTTCTGCTCGGCCAGTTGTCTTACATCGGCACAGTGCGCTCCATCAAGGGATAACAAGGTGGCAATTTCCTTCAAGGTAAATCCAGCCTGTTGAGCGCGTTTGATAAAACGTATTCGGGCAATCGCATCTGTTGAATATACGCGATAACCGCCTTCGGGTTTCGCTGGCTCTGTCAGTAAACCAATGCGTTGATAGTGACGGATGGTCTCGATAGTGACTTCGGTTTGTTTAGCAAGTTTGCCGATCGTTAAATTGGGCATTTTGAGCCTTAAAGTTTTCTTTTCAATGCAAAACGGCAACGTTCCTCAAATGGCTGGAATCATAATCAGAAACCTGACTGCCGCACATTGAATTTTATATGGCTATTGGGGCCAATGTACGAAAGCCGGAAGAGATGGCGACATGTTCACAGAACCCCGACACGATGAACAAGTGTTATTTTCGGAGGCGAAATTATCCACAACGTAACATCCCCTTATTTAGATTAAATAAAGATTATAAATAGATTAGCAC
This region includes:
- a CDS encoding MerR family transcriptional regulator, translating into MPNLTIGKLAKQTEVTIETIRHYQRIGLLTEPAKPEGGYRVYSTDAIARIRFIKRAQQAGFTLKEIATLLSLDGAHCADVRQLAEQKCQQIDQQIRDLTALRQVLESLVNDCQQTAPAAHCAILDAFSDDDASPTSNFK